DNA from Alphaproteobacteria bacterium:
GATGCAACACCTTTGTAAAAACCAATGATTTCATCGTTTGTTGCATTTTCTGTGAAATCAAGAAAGGAACTGTAATTGCCCGTTGGAATGATTAAGGCATGGACAGTTGCTTTTGGGTGGACATCAAAAAACGCACAATAATACGAATCTTCACTGATTTTTTTACAGGGAATTTCACCCCTTAGGATCTTTGCAAAAATATTGTTTGGATCATGGTGCATTGGAATCCTCTGTAAATTTTAACGTTTTGGATGCCCTCAGGGTCACAACGCGGCGCTTTTCGATCAAGGCGGGTTCCTTGGTGCGCGGATTTCGACCAGGTCGGGCGGCTTTATCATGAACAATAAATGTGCCAAACCTTGGGATTTTAACATCCTTTCCGCTTGCAAGGCAATCCGTGATCGTACTTAAAACGGCTTCTAAAAGCGCGGATGCTTCCTCTTTCTCGATGTCATTTTCCTGGCAAAGCATAGAAATAACATCAAACCGAGCTATGCATTTTGGCATTTCCAGGCGCCCTTCCTACCAGCGGATAAGGGCAGCACCCCAGGTTATTCCCCCGCCGGGCTTAATTCTGCCATCATTTGCCGCAGCAACCATCGCCAGCGGGATAGAGGCTGCCGATGTATTGGCGTGCCCCTGAATTGTTAAAACTGTTTTTTCCATGGGGATTTGGAATCGTGCGGATACGGCTTCGATGATGCGACGATTTGCTTGATGGGGGACAAACCAGTCAATATCACTGACGTCCAGTTTGTTATAGTCCAAGGCTTTTTCAATGGCTTGACCGATTTTTTCAACGGCGCTTTTAAAGATTTCGCGACCGTCCATCTTCATAAAGCCACGATTATTGGGGGTTTCTATGGAGTTATCGACATAAAGGCTGTCGTAACCATGACCGTCAGAAAACAAATGCGTTGACAGAATTCCGCCCGAATTATTGTTTTCCTCTGCTGTTAATAAAAGCGCCCCGGCGCCATCCCCAAAAAGAATACAGGTCGACCTGTCCTGCCAATCCACAATCTTTGAAATCGTTTCCGCACCAATTACAAGAACTTTCTTTGCCTGGCCGCATCTTATGAAATTATCAGCAACAGCAAGGGCGTACACAAATCCCGAACAAACAGCCTGAACATCAAATGCAAATGCAGTGATTGCCCCT
Protein-coding regions in this window:
- a CDS encoding HIT domain-containing protein, translated to MHHDPNNIFAKILRGEIPCKKISEDSYYCAFFDVHPKATVHALIIPTGNYSSFLDFTENATNDEIIGFYKGVASVAAELGLQENGFRLISNCGPDGGQEVPHFHIHILGGEKLGRLR
- a CDS encoding integration host factor subunit alpha is translated as MPKCIARFDVISMLCQENDIEKEEASALLEAVLSTITDCLASGKDVKIPRFGTFIVHDKAARPGRNPRTKEPALIEKRRVVTLRASKTLKFTEDSNAP
- a CDS encoding ketoacyl-ACP synthase III; translated protein: MIFTSRVIGFGSYLPQKLVTNAALAETIDTNDDWIRQRTGIEQRHIAEDNQMCSDLGYHAAMAALEKAGVSASDVDMIVLATTTPDHPLPATATRIQAKLGAITAFAFDVQAVCSGFVYALAVADNFIRCGQAKKVLVIGAETISKIVDWQDRSTCILFGDGAGALLLTAEENNNSGGILSTHLFSDGHGYDSLYVDNSIETPNNRGFMKMDGREIFKSAVEKIGQAIEKALDYNKLDVSDIDWFVPHQANRRIIEAVSARFQIPMEKTVLTIQGHANTSAASIPLAMVAAANDGRIKPGGGITWGAALIRW